Proteins from a genomic interval of Vanacampus margaritifer isolate UIUO_Vmar chromosome 4, RoL_Vmar_1.0, whole genome shotgun sequence:
- the cars1 gene encoding cysteine--tRNA ligase, cytoplasmic isoform X2, with translation MPATEEQGKGKRLQPQWSPPSGTDVPQLRLYNSLTRAKELFVPQNGNKVTWYSCGPTVYDASHMGHARSYISFDILRRVLKDYFMYDIYYCMNITDIDDKIIKRARQNYLMDQYKEKQPQAAQILKDVLTARVPFQARLVSTTDRDKKQMLEKLDAAITGALHPLQAVLERKAADDVVQPLAQALLANSKDMLSDWLDGQFGSEVTDNSIFAILPKFWEGEYHKDMDALNVLPPDVLTRVSEYVPEIVEFVKKIVTNGYGYESNSSVYFNTAKFDANPQHSYAKLVPEAVGDQKALQEGEGDLSVSADQLSEKKSPNDFALWKASKPGEPSWDSPWGKGRPGWHIECSAMAGSILGESMDIHGGGFDLRFPHHDNELAQSEAFFENDHWVRYFLHTGHLTIAGCKMSKSLKNFITIKEALAKNTARQLRLAFLMHSWKDTLDYSPNTMELVVQYEKFLNEFFLNVKDILRAPTDITGQFEKWDVAEAALNKSFFDRKSAVHEALCDNIDTRTAMEEMRQLVSQSNSYIASKKSAKLRPNRMLMESIAMYLTKMLKIFGAYEGSEPIGFPVGGQGQNVDLESTVMPYLSVLSNFREQVRTIARQQKVMELLRLCDDVRDVTLPELGVRLEDHEGLPTVMKLVDRDILMKERDEKIKIEEEKLRKKEEAAKKKEEQEMAKIAKMKIPPFEMFLAETDKYSKFDKTGFPTHDAEGKELSKGQEKKLRKLFENQDKIHKEYLLSRGVQSGKAKN, from the exons ATGCCGGCCACAGAGGAGCAAG GGAAAGGAAAGAGGTTACAGCCTCAGTGGTCGCCGCCATCTGGAACAGATGTTCCCCAACTTCGACTCTACAATAGTCTCACCAGAGCAAAG GAGCTTTTTGTTCCTCAGAATGGAAACAAGGTCACATGGTACAGCTGTGGGCCAACAGTGTATGACGCCTCCCACATGGGACATGCCAG GTCATACATCTCTTTTGATATTCTACGAAGAGTGCTGAAGGACTACTTCATGTATGATATTTATTACTGCATGAACATCACAGACATAGACGACAAA ATAATTAAAAGGGCACGTCAGAACTATCTAATGGACCAGTACAAGGAGAAGCAACCACAAGCTGCTCAAATACTGAAGGATGTGCTGACTGCCCGAGTG CCCTTCCAGGCCCGTTTGGTCTCAACTACCGACAGAGATAAGAAACAAATGCTCGAAAAACTTGATGCCGCCATCACTGGTGCTCTGCACCCTCTGCAGGCAGTGTTGGAGAGGAAAGCTGCGGATGATGTGGTGCAACCTCTGGCCCAG GCACTACTGGCAAATTCCAAAGATATGCTGTCTGACTGGCTGGATGGTCAGTTTGGAAGTGAAGTCACAGACAACTCAATCTTCGCAATTCTGCCTAAATTTTGGGAGGGAGAGTACCATAAAGACATGGATGCCTTGAAC GTCCTTCCTCCCGATGTCCTTACTCGTGTCAGTGAATATGTTCCAGAAATTGTGGAGTTTGTAAAGAAGATTGTTACGAATGGCTACGG gTATGAATCAAATAGCTCTGTTTACTTTAACACTGCAAAGTTTGATGCCAATCCACAGCACTCGTATGCCAAACTTGTGCCAGAGGCAGTTGGAGATCAGAAGGCTTTACAAGAGGGAGAAG GTGACCTGAGTGTTTCTGCTGACCAATTAAGTGAgaaaaaatcacccaatgacTTTGCATTGTGGAAAGCATCCAAGCCCGGAGAGCCTTCGTGGGACTCTCCTTGGGGAAAG GGAAGGCCTGGCTGGCATATTGAGTGCTCGGCCATGGCTGGCTCCATCTTGGGGGAGTCTATGGACATTCATGGTGGTGGATTTGATCTCAGATTCCCCCATCATGACAACGAGCTGGCTCAGTCAGAG GCTTTCTTTGAGAATGATCACTGGGTCCGTTACTTCCTGCACACTGGTCACCTGACAATTGCAGGGTGCAAGATGTCGAAATCTCTGAAAAATTTTATTACCATTAAGGAAGCCTTGGCAAAAAATACAG CCCGTCAGCTTCGACTAGCTTTCTTGATGCATTCGTGGAAAGATACTTTGGATTACTCCCCCAACACTATGGAGTTAGTTGTCCAGTACGAGAAGTTCCTGAAT GAGTTCTTCTTAAATGTGAAGGACATTCTGCGTGCACCTACTGACATCACTGGGCAGTTTGAAAAGTGGGATGTAGCTGAGGCAGCACTTAACAAAAG TTTTTTTGACAGGAAGTCAGCCGTCCACGAGGCGCTGTGTGACAACATTGATACCCGCACAGCCATGGAGGAGATGAGGCAACTGGTTAGTCAGAGCAACAGCTACATCGCCAGCAAGAAAAGTGCCAAGCTGAGACCCAACCGCATGCTCATGGAAAGTATCGCCATGTATCTCACCAAAATGCTCAAG ATATTTGGTGCATATGAGGGATCGGAGCCCATTGGGTTTCCTGTTGGAGGACAAGGACAGAACGTTGAT CTGGAGAGCACAGTGATGCCTTACCTCTCGGTCCTTTCCAACTTCCGAGAGCAAGTGCGAACAATTGCCAGACAGCAGAAGG TAATGGAGTTGCTGCGGCTTTGTGATGATGTCCGCGATGTGACATTACCGGAGCTTGGTGTCCGACTCGAAGATCATGAAG GATTACCAACTGTGATGAAACTGGTGGACAGGGACATTTTAATGAAGGAGAGGGATGAGAAGATCAAG ATAGAGGAAGAGAAGCTGAGGAAGAAAGAGGAGGCGgccaagaagaaagaagaacagGAG atgGCTAAGATAGCTAAAATGAAGATCCCTCCATTTGAGATGTTCCTTGCAGAAACAGACAAATATTCCAAATTTGATAAAACG GGTTTCCCTACTCATGATGCTGAAGGGAAGGAACTCAGCAAAGGACAAGAGAAGAAACTACGCAAGCTTTTTGAAAACCAGGACAAGATACATAAGGAGTATCTTTTGAGCAGGGGCGTGCAGTCAGGGAAGGCAAAAAATTGA
- the cars1 gene encoding cysteine--tRNA ligase, cytoplasmic isoform X1 has protein sequence MPATEEQAFEYGFLLQIKEDAALAAALNDYLTTRSYLAGFSPSQADQKAFKLLHRPPDPQHVHALRWYRHITSLQRDLSPDSSRKGKRLQPQWSPPSGTDVPQLRLYNSLTRAKELFVPQNGNKVTWYSCGPTVYDASHMGHARSYISFDILRRVLKDYFMYDIYYCMNITDIDDKIIKRARQNYLMDQYKEKQPQAAQILKDVLTARVPFQARLVSTTDRDKKQMLEKLDAAITGALHPLQAVLERKAADDVVQPLAQALLANSKDMLSDWLDGQFGSEVTDNSIFAILPKFWEGEYHKDMDALNVLPPDVLTRVSEYVPEIVEFVKKIVTNGYGYESNSSVYFNTAKFDANPQHSYAKLVPEAVGDQKALQEGEGDLSVSADQLSEKKSPNDFALWKASKPGEPSWDSPWGKGRPGWHIECSAMAGSILGESMDIHGGGFDLRFPHHDNELAQSEAFFENDHWVRYFLHTGHLTIAGCKMSKSLKNFITIKEALAKNTARQLRLAFLMHSWKDTLDYSPNTMELVVQYEKFLNEFFLNVKDILRAPTDITGQFEKWDVAEAALNKSFFDRKSAVHEALCDNIDTRTAMEEMRQLVSQSNSYIASKKSAKLRPNRMLMESIAMYLTKMLKIFGAYEGSEPIGFPVGGQGQNVDLESTVMPYLSVLSNFREQVRTIARQQKVMELLRLCDDVRDVTLPELGVRLEDHEGLPTVMKLVDRDILMKERDEKIKIEEEKLRKKEEAAKKKEEQEMAKIAKMKIPPFEMFLAETDKYSKFDKTGFPTHDAEGKELSKGQEKKLRKLFENQDKIHKEYLLSRGVQSGKAKN, from the exons ATGCCGGCCACAGAGGAGCAAG CCTTTGAGTATGGCTTCTTGCTCCAAATAAAAGAGGATGCTGCACTGGCAGCAGCACTGAATGACTACCTAACCACTCGCAGCTACCTGGCTGGTTTTAGCCCTTCACAGGCTGACCAGAAAGCATTTAAGCTTCTCCACAGACCCCCAGACCCACAACATGTCCACGCTCTGCGTTGGTACAGACACATAACATCCCTGCAGCGGGACCTGAGCCCAGACAGCAGCA GGAAAGGAAAGAGGTTACAGCCTCAGTGGTCGCCGCCATCTGGAACAGATGTTCCCCAACTTCGACTCTACAATAGTCTCACCAGAGCAAAG GAGCTTTTTGTTCCTCAGAATGGAAACAAGGTCACATGGTACAGCTGTGGGCCAACAGTGTATGACGCCTCCCACATGGGACATGCCAG GTCATACATCTCTTTTGATATTCTACGAAGAGTGCTGAAGGACTACTTCATGTATGATATTTATTACTGCATGAACATCACAGACATAGACGACAAA ATAATTAAAAGGGCACGTCAGAACTATCTAATGGACCAGTACAAGGAGAAGCAACCACAAGCTGCTCAAATACTGAAGGATGTGCTGACTGCCCGAGTG CCCTTCCAGGCCCGTTTGGTCTCAACTACCGACAGAGATAAGAAACAAATGCTCGAAAAACTTGATGCCGCCATCACTGGTGCTCTGCACCCTCTGCAGGCAGTGTTGGAGAGGAAAGCTGCGGATGATGTGGTGCAACCTCTGGCCCAG GCACTACTGGCAAATTCCAAAGATATGCTGTCTGACTGGCTGGATGGTCAGTTTGGAAGTGAAGTCACAGACAACTCAATCTTCGCAATTCTGCCTAAATTTTGGGAGGGAGAGTACCATAAAGACATGGATGCCTTGAAC GTCCTTCCTCCCGATGTCCTTACTCGTGTCAGTGAATATGTTCCAGAAATTGTGGAGTTTGTAAAGAAGATTGTTACGAATGGCTACGG gTATGAATCAAATAGCTCTGTTTACTTTAACACTGCAAAGTTTGATGCCAATCCACAGCACTCGTATGCCAAACTTGTGCCAGAGGCAGTTGGAGATCAGAAGGCTTTACAAGAGGGAGAAG GTGACCTGAGTGTTTCTGCTGACCAATTAAGTGAgaaaaaatcacccaatgacTTTGCATTGTGGAAAGCATCCAAGCCCGGAGAGCCTTCGTGGGACTCTCCTTGGGGAAAG GGAAGGCCTGGCTGGCATATTGAGTGCTCGGCCATGGCTGGCTCCATCTTGGGGGAGTCTATGGACATTCATGGTGGTGGATTTGATCTCAGATTCCCCCATCATGACAACGAGCTGGCTCAGTCAGAG GCTTTCTTTGAGAATGATCACTGGGTCCGTTACTTCCTGCACACTGGTCACCTGACAATTGCAGGGTGCAAGATGTCGAAATCTCTGAAAAATTTTATTACCATTAAGGAAGCCTTGGCAAAAAATACAG CCCGTCAGCTTCGACTAGCTTTCTTGATGCATTCGTGGAAAGATACTTTGGATTACTCCCCCAACACTATGGAGTTAGTTGTCCAGTACGAGAAGTTCCTGAAT GAGTTCTTCTTAAATGTGAAGGACATTCTGCGTGCACCTACTGACATCACTGGGCAGTTTGAAAAGTGGGATGTAGCTGAGGCAGCACTTAACAAAAG TTTTTTTGACAGGAAGTCAGCCGTCCACGAGGCGCTGTGTGACAACATTGATACCCGCACAGCCATGGAGGAGATGAGGCAACTGGTTAGTCAGAGCAACAGCTACATCGCCAGCAAGAAAAGTGCCAAGCTGAGACCCAACCGCATGCTCATGGAAAGTATCGCCATGTATCTCACCAAAATGCTCAAG ATATTTGGTGCATATGAGGGATCGGAGCCCATTGGGTTTCCTGTTGGAGGACAAGGACAGAACGTTGAT CTGGAGAGCACAGTGATGCCTTACCTCTCGGTCCTTTCCAACTTCCGAGAGCAAGTGCGAACAATTGCCAGACAGCAGAAGG TAATGGAGTTGCTGCGGCTTTGTGATGATGTCCGCGATGTGACATTACCGGAGCTTGGTGTCCGACTCGAAGATCATGAAG GATTACCAACTGTGATGAAACTGGTGGACAGGGACATTTTAATGAAGGAGAGGGATGAGAAGATCAAG ATAGAGGAAGAGAAGCTGAGGAAGAAAGAGGAGGCGgccaagaagaaagaagaacagGAG atgGCTAAGATAGCTAAAATGAAGATCCCTCCATTTGAGATGTTCCTTGCAGAAACAGACAAATATTCCAAATTTGATAAAACG GGTTTCCCTACTCATGATGCTGAAGGGAAGGAACTCAGCAAAGGACAAGAGAAGAAACTACGCAAGCTTTTTGAAAACCAGGACAAGATACATAAGGAGTATCTTTTGAGCAGGGGCGTGCAGTCAGGGAAGGCAAAAAATTGA